One segment of Dama dama isolate Ldn47 chromosome 15, ASM3311817v1, whole genome shotgun sequence DNA contains the following:
- the HNRNPF gene encoding heterogeneous nuclear ribonucleoprotein F, producing the protein MMLGPEGGEGFVVKLRGLPWSCSVEDVQNFLSDCTIHDGVAGVHFIYTREGRQSGEAFVELESEDDVKLALKKDRESMGHRYIEVFKSHRTEMDWVLKHSGPNSADTANDGFVRLRGLPFGCTKEEIIQFFSGLEIVPNGITLPVDPEGKITGEAFVQFASQELAEKALGKHKERIGHRYIEVFKSSQEEVRSYSDPPLKFMSVQRPGPYDRPGTARRYIGIVKQAGLERMRSGAYSAGYGGYEEYSGLSDGYGFTTDLFGRDLSYCLSGMYDHRYGDGEFTVQSTTGHCVHMRGLPYKATENDIYNFFSPLNPVRVHIEIGPDGRVTGEADVEFATHEEAVAAMSKDRANMQHRYIELFLNSTTGASNGAYSSQMMQGMGVSTQSTYSGLESQSVSGCYGAGYGGQNSMGGYD; encoded by the coding sequence ATGATGTTGGGCCCTGAGGGAGGTGAAGGCTTTGTGGTCAAGCTCCGTGGCCTGCCCTGGTCCTGCTCTGTTGAGGATGTGCAGAATTTCCTCTCCGACTGCACGATCCATGACGGGGTCGCAGGTGTTCATTTTATCTACACTAGAGAAGGCAGGCAGAGTGGTGAGGCTTTTGTTGAACTTGAATCAGAAGATGATGTAAAATTGGCCCTTAAAAAAGACAGGGAAAGCATGGGACATCGGTACATTGAAGTGTTCAAGTCCCACAGAACCGAGATGGATTGGGTGTTGAAGCACAGTGGTCCAAATAGTGCTGACACTGCCAATGATGGTTTCGTGCGACTTCGAGGACTCCCGTTTGGATGCACCAAGGAAGAGATCATTCAGTTCTTCTCAGGGTTGGAAATCGTGCCAAACGGGATCACATTGCCTGTGGACCCCGAGGGCAAGATTACAGGGGAAGCCTTTGTGCAGTTTGCCTCACAGGAGTTAGCAGAGAAGGCTCTAGGGAAGCACAAGGAGAGAATAGGGCACAGGTATATTGAGGTGttcaagagcagtcaggaagAAGTTAGATCATACTCGGATCCCCCACTGAAGTTCATGTCAGTGCAGCGGCCAGGGCCCTATGACCGCCCTGGCACAGCCAGGAGGTATATTGGCATTGTCAAGCAGGCAGGCCTGGAGAGGATGAGGTCTGGGGCCTACAGTGCAGGCTATGGGGGTTATGAGGAGTACAGCGGCCTCAGTGATGGCTACGGCTTCACCACCGACCTGTTCGGGAGAGACCTCAGTTACTGTCTCTCTGGGATGTATGACCACAGGTATGGAGACGGCGAGTTCACTGTCCAGAGCACCACTGGACACTGCGTCCACATGAGAGGGCTGCCCTACAAAGCTACAGAGAACGACATTTACAACTTCTTCTCCCCGCTCAACCCTGTGAGAGTCCACATTGAGATTGGCCCTGATGGAAGAGTGACCGGCGAAGCTGATGTTGAGTTTGCCACTCACGAAGAAGCCGTGGCAGCAATGTCCAAAGACAGGGCCAACATGCAACATAGATACATAGAACTTTTCTTGAATTCCACAACTGGGGCCAGCAATGGGGCATATAGCAGCCAGATGATGCAAGGCATGGGGGTGTCAACCCAGTCCACTTACAGTGGCCTTGAGAGCCAGTCTGTGAGTGGCTGTTACGGGGCTGGCTATGGTGGCCAGAACAGCATGGGTGGATATGACTAG